A region from the Oncorhynchus tshawytscha isolate Ot180627B linkage group LG26, Otsh_v2.0, whole genome shotgun sequence genome encodes:
- the LOC112225113 gene encoding transcription factor 21-like has product MEDVLFDLDQDGTTDFDFWGQMDLNFQFQAQLDSLLVDCTTVTGQLSPWSSFGGQSMFPDAQLTFTDLDSQSPGLGAGAEVDSSSADEPHEMSKRRPLRFVPHHPYKIQRHAANIRERKRMLSINSAFEELRCHVPTFPYEKRLSKIDTLRLAIAYIALLREILISGCDPKSYLDECMKNGYKNQTNAIWNTSDLTARLSWIKWD; this is encoded by the exons ATGGAAGATGTATTATTTGACTTGGATCAAGATGGCACTACAGACTTTGATTTCTGGGGCCAAATGGACCTTAACTTCCAGTTCCAGGCCCAGTTGGACAGTCTACTCGTTGACTGCACCACGGTCACCGGCCAGCTTTCGCCATGGTCCTCGTTCGGCGGCCAGTCCATGTTCCCGGACGCGCAGCTGACCTTCACAGACCTGGACTCGCAGTCTCCCGGCCTTGGCGCTGGTGCTGAAGTGGACAGCTCCTCGGCGGACGAGCCCCACGAGATGAGCAAGCGCAGGCCGCTGCGGTTTGTGCCCCATCACCCGTACAAGATCCAGCGACACGCCGCTAATATccgggagaggaagaggatgctgAGTATCAATTCGGCGTTCGAAGAGCTGCGGTGCCACGTGCCCACCTTTCCTTACGAAAAGCGCCTGTCCAAGATTGATACCCTGAGACTCGCCATTGCCTACATTGCCCTCCTGAGAGAAATATTGATATCCGGCTGCGACCCCAAGTCATATTTGGATGAGTGCATGAAGAATGGTTACAAGAATCAAACCAATGCAATATGGAACACAAGTG ATCTGACAGCCCGGCTCTCCTGGATAAAGTGGGATTAA